One genomic window of Halobellus limi includes the following:
- a CDS encoding DUF2070 family protein translates to MTSTQSDLASLSRFIFRAPNWYTSLAFALLLAALAGIAAFDSGAYVRTWRGLFILGRDAWEGIFFIGIPTVVAAFGTTGVDRFVGGKLTPNRSSLLALISEIILVAIVTLAAIVSVLTSLEQQFVYDALVVGLASIFAFRLLVIMAVSRSSILVASIPASLQTLAAAVLLFVYSGTLRFLEVGGPLIDAYLTPYLARSADAPAELSAITAEHFALLAITCGIYALAVYVFIVAVDRPWKRSLGVSLLDFLRGFVGHVAEGSRELEEFFQQLGEEAIVPVSVLSFRRVDGADGSGSDDTGAAADGGEADDGSTASDADAGEKDSSGDEKARFVLPMIHPGPMGEIGGGNFPERVATDCSGLVFPPHATAGHDFNLVTEREVDEILDAARTAADRIIYDDAATRSVRVRSGEASMLGQAFGDDALLVSTYAPGFADDVEFGVGLSAAAEARTSGLDDVVLVDAHNSNDGLSGPDLGHVTPGSKRAFDMIGAAGVSGQRLSAADRHGLELGVAWDETPWTPADGIGPLGVRVAVTAVDDQETAYVLVDGNNMEPGLRGELVEAVVEDGPLDEAEVMTTDTHIVNTVEADNQVGAAIDWDELRTLVCELVTEARADLEPVEAGVAVERAEVTVFGNDRTETLASHANAVVAMGGAFAVSIILAAVAVSVLIFLFA, encoded by the coding sequence ATGACCTCGACCCAAAGCGACCTCGCGAGTCTGTCCCGGTTCATCTTCCGCGCTCCCAATTGGTACACCAGTCTCGCGTTCGCGCTCCTGCTCGCTGCGCTCGCCGGAATCGCCGCGTTCGACTCCGGCGCCTACGTCCGGACGTGGCGCGGGCTCTTCATCCTCGGCCGCGACGCCTGGGAGGGGATCTTCTTCATCGGCATCCCGACCGTCGTCGCCGCCTTCGGGACGACCGGCGTCGACCGGTTCGTCGGGGGGAAGCTCACGCCCAACCGGTCGTCGCTGCTCGCGCTGATCTCCGAGATCATCCTGGTGGCGATCGTCACGCTCGCGGCGATCGTATCGGTGCTCACCTCGCTCGAACAGCAGTTCGTCTACGACGCCTTGGTCGTCGGTCTCGCCTCGATCTTCGCCTTCCGGCTGCTGGTGATTATGGCGGTCTCGCGCTCGTCGATTCTCGTGGCGTCGATCCCCGCGAGCCTCCAGACGCTCGCCGCCGCGGTCCTGCTGTTCGTCTACAGCGGCACGCTCCGCTTTCTGGAGGTCGGCGGCCCACTCATCGACGCCTATCTGACGCCGTATCTCGCCCGCTCGGCCGACGCGCCCGCGGAGCTCTCGGCGATCACCGCCGAACACTTCGCGCTGCTGGCGATCACCTGCGGCATCTACGCGCTCGCCGTCTACGTCTTCATCGTCGCCGTCGACAGGCCCTGGAAGCGGAGTCTCGGCGTCTCGCTTCTGGACTTCCTCCGCGGCTTCGTGGGCCACGTCGCCGAGGGGTCGCGGGAACTCGAGGAGTTCTTCCAGCAACTCGGCGAGGAGGCGATCGTACCGGTCTCGGTGCTCTCGTTCCGTCGAGTGGACGGGGCCGATGGCAGTGGGAGCGACGACACGGGCGCCGCGGCCGACGGCGGTGAGGCCGATGACGGATCGACCGCCAGCGACGCGGACGCGGGGGAAAAAGACAGCTCCGGCGACGAGAAGGCCCGGTTCGTGCTCCCGATGATCCACCCCGGCCCGATGGGCGAGATCGGCGGCGGCAACTTCCCCGAGCGCGTCGCAACCGACTGCTCGGGGCTCGTCTTCCCGCCGCACGCCACCGCCGGCCACGACTTCAACCTCGTGACCGAGCGCGAGGTGGACGAGATCCTCGACGCCGCCCGCACCGCGGCCGACCGGATCATCTACGACGACGCCGCGACCCGCAGCGTCCGCGTCCGCTCCGGCGAGGCGTCGATGCTCGGGCAGGCCTTCGGCGACGACGCCCTCCTGGTCTCGACGTACGCACCGGGGTTCGCCGACGACGTCGAGTTCGGGGTCGGCCTCTCCGCGGCGGCGGAGGCCCGCACCAGCGGCCTCGACGACGTCGTCCTCGTCGACGCGCACAACTCCAACGACGGCCTGAGCGGCCCCGACCTGGGCCACGTCACGCCCGGGTCCAAGCGCGCGTTCGATATGATCGGCGCGGCCGGCGTCTCCGGCCAGCGGCTCTCGGCGGCCGACCGTCACGGGCTCGAACTCGGCGTCGCGTGGGACGAGACGCCGTGGACGCCCGCGGACGGGATCGGGCCTCTCGGCGTCCGCGTGGCGGTCACCGCCGTCGACGACCAGGAGACCGCGTACGTGCTGGTCGACGGCAACAATATGGAACCCGGACTCCGCGGCGAACTCGTCGAGGCGGTCGTAGAAGACGGTCCCCTCGACGAGGCGGAGGTGATGACGACCGACACGCACATCGTCAACACCGTCGAGGCCGACAACCAGGTCGGCGCGGCCATCGACTGGGACGAACTCCGGACGCTCGTCTGCGAGCTCGTCACGGAGGCCCGGGCGGACCTCGAACCCGTCGAGGCCGGCGTCGCCGTCGAGCGCGCGGAGGTCACGGTCTTCGGCAACGACCGCACGGAGACGCTGGCCAGCCACGCGAACGCGGTCGTCGCGATGGGCGGCGCGTTCGCCGTCTCGATCATCCTCGCGGCCGTCGCCGTCAGCGTCCTCATCTTCCTCTTCGCGTAG
- a CDS encoding adenosylcobinamide amidohydrolase: MFESTVRGEVCRLSRPGTRWLSTGYAGGESVADAAYLLSVPEGWADVDVSGYVRRRLREVGFGGDRSDDDRSGDDRAGGNRGEGRSDDDGDAAPALLTGVSMRHARRARLGPVEAVVTAGVSNPAALPMAADGRSDRNTGGQRGDRSDGDGDRRHAGTVNVVVGTTRSLAPGALANLVAVAAEAKAATLLDRTGFPGTTSDAVLVGCDPGGEPAAFSGSATEVGSAARACVRDALLAALESRYVDEAPPGSVTEAEYGVVTDERADVEAVVDE, translated from the coding sequence GTGTTCGAGTCGACGGTCCGCGGGGAGGTCTGTCGGCTCTCCCGGCCGGGGACGCGGTGGCTCTCGACCGGATACGCGGGCGGAGAGTCCGTCGCCGACGCCGCCTACCTCCTCTCGGTGCCGGAGGGGTGGGCGGACGTCGACGTTTCGGGCTACGTCCGACGCCGCCTTCGAGAAGTCGGCTTCGGCGGCGATCGGTCGGACGACGACCGAAGCGGCGACGACCGGGCGGGCGGGAATCGAGGCGAGGGGCGATCCGACGATGATGGAGACGCCGCGCCGGCGCTCCTCACCGGCGTCTCGATGCGACACGCGCGCCGCGCCCGACTCGGCCCGGTCGAGGCCGTCGTCACCGCGGGCGTGAGTAATCCGGCTGCGCTGCCGATGGCAGCGGACGGGCGGAGCGACCGGAACACCGGAGGCCAGCGCGGCGACCGCAGCGACGGCGACGGCGACCGGCGGCACGCCGGTACCGTCAACGTCGTCGTCGGGACGACGCGGTCGCTCGCGCCCGGCGCGCTCGCGAACCTCGTCGCCGTCGCCGCGGAGGCGAAGGCGGCGACGCTACTCGATCGGACTGGCTTCCCGGGGACGACCTCCGACGCGGTCCTCGTCGGCTGCGATCCCGGCGGCGAGCCGGCGGCCTTCTCGGGGAGCGCCACGGAAGTCGGATCGGCGGCGCGCGCCTGCGTCCGCGACGCGCTGCTCGCCGCCCTGGAGTCGCGCTACGTGGACGAGGCGCCGCCGGGATCCGTCACGGAAGCGGAGTACGGCGTCGTGACCGACGAGCGTGCCGACGTCGAGGCCGTCGTCGACGAGTGA
- a CDS encoding DUF7097 family protein yields the protein MEETPTGTPVGVDDPYEHAGVCDHLTDDGRCRFALTRAGDDPEFSAARRAADYDCVAAEEDSEFRDCPHYRSTTDGRECVRCGLEAVRIAHDDSRPLLEEHHLSYGSGGGDRASTDPDGSGTTEEPSHEITVALCRWCHAKIHRSFARVDDDVEPDPEAFAAREERRAKERSEFGFSTARERRESDGS from the coding sequence ATGGAGGAGACGCCAACGGGCACGCCGGTCGGCGTCGACGACCCCTACGAGCACGCCGGGGTCTGCGATCACCTCACCGACGACGGGCGCTGTCGGTTCGCGCTCACCCGCGCGGGCGACGACCCCGAGTTCTCGGCCGCCCGGCGCGCTGCGGATTACGACTGCGTCGCGGCCGAGGAGGACAGCGAGTTCCGCGACTGCCCGCACTACCGCTCGACCACCGACGGCCGCGAGTGCGTCCGCTGCGGCCTCGAAGCGGTGCGGATCGCCCACGACGACTCGCGGCCGCTGCTCGAAGAGCACCACCTGTCGTACGGAAGCGGCGGTGGCGACCGTGCGAGTACCGACCCCGACGGCTCCGGGACCACCGAGGAACCGAGCCACGAGATCACCGTCGCGCTCTGTCGGTGGTGTCACGCGAAGATCCACCGCTCGTTCGCCCGCGTCGACGACGACGTCGAACCCGACCCAGAGGCGTTCGCCGCCCGCGAGGAGCGTCGCGCGAAGGAGCGATCGGAGTTCGGATTCTCGACCGCCCGCGAGCGTCGCGAGTCCGACGGCTCGTGA
- a CDS encoding eL43 family ribosomal protein: MAEQKARQTGSAGRFGARYGRVARRRVKEIEEATRNATVDEDSVTRLEPGIWQNDETGEVFTGGTYRPQTPGGKQVRRSIRAALSGESDE; encoded by the coding sequence ATGGCCGAACAGAAGGCGCGACAGACCGGCAGCGCCGGTCGCTTTGGTGCGCGATACGGGCGCGTCGCCCGTCGACGCGTGAAGGAGATCGAAGAGGCAACGCGGAACGCGACGGTCGACGAGGACAGCGTCACCCGTCTCGAACCCGGCATCTGGCAGAACGACGAGACCGGCGAGGTCTTCACCGGCGGCACGTACCGCCCGCAGACCCCCGGCGGCAAGCAGGTCCGCCGTTCGATCCGCGCGGCGCTCTCCGGCGAGAGCGACGAGTGA
- a CDS encoding KEOPS complex subunit Pcc1 codes for MASREAAALGVAHTAEIDFEYGEERRARIVEESVRVEVDEIADDRSRATVARDGRVVRVTVEAADLIALRAGVNTWTRLLEVAERITRTGDRLVEE; via the coding sequence ATGGCGAGTCGAGAGGCGGCCGCCCTCGGGGTCGCTCACACCGCGGAGATCGACTTCGAGTACGGCGAGGAGCGCCGCGCCCGGATCGTCGAAGAGAGCGTTCGCGTCGAGGTCGACGAGATCGCGGACGACCGCTCCCGAGCAACCGTCGCCCGCGACGGACGCGTCGTCAGGGTGACCGTCGAGGCGGCGGATCTGATCGCGCTCCGCGCGGGGGTGAACACCTGGACCCGTCTGCTGGAGGTCGCAGAGCGCATCACCCGAACGGGCGATCGCCTCGTGGAGGAGTGA
- a CDS encoding prefoldin subunit beta, which produces MQGNLPPEAQEKLEELQDLQETAQKVAAQKEQAESTLTESKTALDALDDIDEDTTMYREIGELLVEADYDEAYDELSEKVDSLEVRVEQLGKQEERVEEQFESLQEELQQMLQGGGAGGPPMGPGGAGGA; this is translated from the coding sequence ATGCAGGGCAATCTGCCGCCGGAAGCACAAGAGAAACTCGAGGAACTACAGGACCTTCAGGAGACCGCACAGAAGGTGGCCGCCCAGAAGGAACAGGCCGAGTCGACGCTCACCGAGTCGAAGACGGCGCTCGACGCCCTCGATGACATCGACGAGGACACGACGATGTACCGCGAGATCGGCGAGCTGCTCGTCGAGGCCGACTACGACGAGGCGTACGACGAACTCTCCGAGAAGGTCGACAGCCTCGAGGTCCGCGTCGAACAGCTCGGAAAGCAGGAGGAGCGCGTCGAAGAGCAGTTCGAGAGCCTCCAGGAAGAGCTCCAGCAGATGCTCCAGGGCGGCGGCGCGGGCGGACCGCCGATGGGCCCCGGCGGCGCGGGCGGCGCGTAA
- a CDS encoding DUF3194 domain-containing protein, whose amino-acid sequence MPTDEEVVQVAAEAAEGVILGHYKQSALTDFDVTVTFEEGVLDVDVYVNAPDDAETDADEVADEAARAAGEAVDELFAVEDE is encoded by the coding sequence ATGCCGACCGACGAAGAGGTCGTCCAGGTGGCCGCCGAAGCCGCTGAGGGCGTGATACTCGGCCACTACAAGCAATCGGCGCTGACCGATTTCGACGTGACCGTGACGTTCGAGGAGGGCGTCCTCGACGTCGACGTCTACGTCAACGCGCCCGACGACGCCGAGACCGACGCCGACGAGGTCGCCGACGAGGCCGCGCGGGCGGCCGGCGAGGCCGTCGACGAACTGTTCGCGGTCGAAGACGAGTAA
- a CDS encoding aminotransferase class I/II-fold pyridoxal phosphate-dependent enzyme yields MDPDGLADVERVPHGGSDDRDLVDFSANTNPVRPAGVADVYEAALADATRYADGFDDFRAAAAEYVGRESDDVAHGTDRDDHGAHHGTDDAGCTADDVIPTAGGLAALRLAFGVTVSPGDRVLVPEPSFGEYAREIRLQGGDPVGVAHGELLDRDPADYAAAVVCNPNNPTGELRERDALDAFRTRCRAVGTPLVVDEAFLDFTDAPSLAGEPGAIVVRSLTKMFGLPGIRAGFAVAVGDLGDRLRTARPTWALSTPAAAVGTHCLRQTDFVERTRERVAGERTRMREALSERYAVAPSDAPFLLVDVGDERADPDAAVETVLARARDGGVAVRDARTFERLDSHVRVAVRRPHENDLLLDALLDR; encoded by the coding sequence ATGGACCCTGACGGCCTCGCGGACGTCGAGCGCGTCCCTCACGGCGGCAGCGACGACCGGGACCTGGTCGACTTCAGCGCGAACACGAACCCGGTCCGGCCCGCGGGCGTCGCGGACGTCTACGAGGCGGCGCTCGCGGACGCGACCCGCTACGCCGACGGGTTCGACGACTTCCGCGCGGCGGCCGCCGAGTACGTCGGGCGTGAATCCGACGACGTGGCCCACGGCACCGACCGCGACGATCACGGCGCCCACCACGGCACCGACGACGCGGGCTGTACCGCAGACGACGTGATCCCGACCGCCGGTGGCCTCGCGGCGCTCCGCCTCGCGTTCGGCGTCACCGTCTCGCCGGGCGACCGCGTGCTCGTCCCGGAACCGAGCTTCGGCGAGTACGCCCGGGAGATCCGCCTGCAGGGCGGCGACCCGGTGGGCGTCGCGCACGGCGAACTCCTCGATCGCGATCCCGCAGACTACGCCGCGGCGGTCGTCTGCAACCCGAACAATCCGACCGGTGAACTCCGAGAGCGGGACGCGCTCGACGCGTTCCGAACGCGGTGTCGCGCCGTCGGAACCCCGCTCGTCGTCGACGAGGCCTTCCTCGACTTCACCGACGCGCCCAGTCTGGCGGGCGAACCGGGCGCGATCGTCGTCCGCTCGCTCACCAAGATGTTCGGCCTGCCGGGAATCCGCGCGGGCTTCGCCGTCGCGGTCGGCGACCTCGGCGACCGACTCCGGACCGCGCGGCCGACGTGGGCGCTGTCCACGCCCGCGGCCGCGGTCGGAACCCACTGCCTCCGGCAGACCGACTTCGTCGAGCGCACGCGCGAGCGGGTCGCCGGCGAGCGCACCCGGATGCGCGAGGCGCTCTCGGAGCGGTACGCGGTCGCGCCCTCGGACGCCCCCTTCCTGCTCGTCGACGTCGGCGACGAGCGGGCCGACCCGGACGCGGCGGTCGAGACGGTGCTCGCCCGCGCCCGCGACGGCGGCGTCGCGGTCCGCGACGCGCGGACGTTCGAGCGCCTGGACTCGCACGTGCGCGTGGCCGTGCGCCGCCCGCACGAGAACGACCTGTTGCTCGACGCGCTGCTTGACCGATGA
- a CDS encoding cobyrinate a,c-diamide synthase, which produces MTTDAVPSDLPGVVLAGTASGVGKTVATLAVCRALERAGRTPVAAKAGPDFIDPSHHAAVLDRPSRTLDPWLAGETGVRRAYARGADDGDVCVVEGMMGLYDGDVSTAAVAAALDLPVVLVVDASAGMESVAATALGFQQYAERAGYDVDVVGLLAARAHGGRHERGIRDAVEGLRYVGRTPRLDGLEIPDRHLGLHFGEESPVSEEALDSAARQIRTGVLLDLARRPRLDTSASLRADDETGVRVAVAADDAFRFVYPSTRDRLAARGSVETFSPVAGDSVPDCDVVYLPGGYPERHAAALSASATTDDLAARAADGLPIFGECGGMMALGESLTTTEGVEHAMAGVLPIETRMTDGPVALDHVGVRAREDNLIAPAGETRRGHEFHYSSGTAAPDARYAFEMVRGAGVDGANDGLVEYRTLGTYAHFHVGSDAFDYLLETV; this is translated from the coding sequence ATGACCACCGACGCGGTGCCCTCGGACCTCCCCGGCGTCGTCCTCGCGGGGACGGCGTCGGGCGTGGGCAAGACCGTCGCGACGCTCGCGGTCTGTCGCGCGCTCGAACGCGCCGGACGGACCCCCGTCGCCGCGAAGGCCGGCCCGGACTTCATCGATCCGAGCCACCACGCGGCCGTCCTCGACCGCCCGTCGCGGACGCTGGACCCGTGGCTGGCCGGCGAAACCGGCGTCAGGCGCGCCTACGCGCGGGGCGCCGACGACGGCGACGTCTGCGTCGTCGAGGGGATGATGGGGCTGTACGACGGCGACGTCAGCACCGCCGCCGTCGCCGCGGCGCTCGATCTCCCCGTGGTGCTCGTCGTCGACGCCTCCGCGGGGATGGAGAGCGTCGCGGCGACGGCGCTCGGGTTCCAGCAGTACGCCGAGCGAGCGGGCTACGACGTCGACGTCGTGGGCCTGCTCGCCGCCCGGGCACACGGCGGACGGCACGAGCGAGGCATCCGCGACGCCGTCGAGGGCCTCCGGTACGTCGGCCGGACGCCGCGGCTCGACGGACTGGAGATCCCGGACCGTCACCTCGGATTGCACTTCGGCGAGGAGTCGCCCGTCTCCGAGGAGGCGCTGGACTCGGCGGCGCGGCAGATCCGGACCGGCGTCCTCCTGGACCTCGCTCGCCGGCCGCGTCTCGACACCTCGGCCTCCCTCCGCGCGGACGACGAGACGGGCGTCCGGGTCGCCGTCGCCGCCGACGACGCGTTCCGGTTCGTCTACCCGAGCACCCGGGACCGACTCGCCGCCCGCGGATCGGTCGAGACGTTCTCGCCCGTCGCGGGCGATTCGGTCCCCGACTGCGACGTCGTCTACCTCCCCGGCGGCTATCCGGAACGACACGCGGCGGCGCTCTCGGCGTCGGCGACGACGGACGACCTCGCCGCCCGCGCGGCCGACGGCCTCCCGATCTTCGGCGAGTGCGGCGGGATGATGGCGCTCGGTGAGTCGCTGACGACGACCGAGGGCGTCGAACACGCGATGGCGGGCGTCCTCCCGATCGAAACGCGGATGACCGACGGACCGGTGGCGCTCGATCACGTCGGCGTCCGCGCCCGGGAGGACAACCTCATTGCGCCCGCGGGCGAGACGCGCCGGGGCCACGAGTTCCACTACTCCTCGGGGACGGCCGCCCCCGACGCGCGGTACGCCTTCGAGATGGTCCGCGGGGCCGGCGTCGACGGGGCCAACGACGGTCTCGTCGAGTACCGGACGCTCGGGACGTACGCGCACTTCCACGTCGGATCGGACGCGTTCGACTACCTGCTCGAAACCGTCTGA
- a CDS encoding GMP synthase subunit A — MTRIVVIDNHGQFTHLERRALRDLDVDVDILDNDTPPAEIDADGIVLSGGPDMDRIGNSPDYLDLDVPVFGICLGMQILAAELGGAVGSGDYGGYADVDVEILDDEDPLVGSLAPETRVWASHADEVKEVPEGFTRTATSDVCDVEAMSDTDRDLYGVQWHPEVAHTERGEEVFRNFVSICE; from the coding sequence ATGACCCGCATCGTCGTCATCGACAACCACGGCCAGTTCACCCATCTCGAACGGCGCGCGCTCCGCGACCTCGACGTCGACGTCGACATCCTCGACAACGACACCCCGCCCGCGGAGATCGACGCCGACGGGATCGTCCTCTCGGGCGGCCCGGACATGGACCGCATCGGCAACTCCCCGGACTACCTCGACCTCGACGTCCCCGTCTTCGGCATCTGCCTGGGGATGCAGATCCTCGCGGCCGAACTCGGCGGCGCGGTCGGCTCCGGCGACTACGGCGGATACGCCGACGTCGACGTCGAGATCCTCGACGACGAGGACCCGCTCGTCGGCTCGCTCGCCCCCGAGACGCGCGTGTGGGCCAGCCACGCCGACGAGGTGAAGGAGGTGCCCGAGGGGTTCACCCGAACCGCCACCTCCGACGTCTGCGACGTCGAGGCGATGAGCGACACCGACCGGGACCTCTACGGCGTGCAGTGGCACCCCGAGGTCGCCCACACCGAACGCGGCGAGGAAGTGTTCCGCAACTTCGTCTCGATCTGCGAGTAG
- a CDS encoding nicotinate-nucleotide--dimethylbenzimidazole phosphoribosyltransferase, producing MRVILVAGTTRTAEIDGISAAGATRDLLVHTPSADAEILAYGDTVRAPVTPVSPTGCPTPAVVTRTVRELLGFDVTVVDGGLARSTGAPSVTVGARPGDDIRETDPVQTAPGAFVAARKFGRALPEDRIVVGETIPGGTTTAMATLRALGEDVLESTSSSLPENPLDLKERVVGTAFESSDVDPGGAAHAPETALRSVGDPVLAVASGLAAGALESGTDVVLGGGTQMLAVAALVRHAGVPDRATLATTSYLAADVPELDEATGALELDLVVSDPGFDADAGPLSAYADGVAKEGAAMGGALRLADEAGRLDEVVEATRAVLERVTVDRPEEVTSDGTVDTARDGPRENDGDGP from the coding sequence ACCCGCACGGCCGAGATCGACGGGATCAGCGCCGCGGGCGCGACCCGGGACCTCCTCGTGCACACCCCGAGCGCCGACGCGGAGATCCTCGCCTACGGCGACACGGTCCGCGCGCCCGTGACCCCGGTGAGCCCGACGGGCTGTCCGACGCCCGCGGTCGTGACGCGCACCGTCCGGGAACTGCTCGGCTTCGACGTGACTGTCGTCGACGGCGGCCTCGCGCGGTCGACCGGCGCGCCGTCCGTCACGGTGGGGGCGCGACCCGGCGACGACATCCGGGAGACGGATCCGGTCCAAACCGCACCGGGCGCGTTCGTGGCCGCGCGGAAGTTCGGCCGCGCGCTGCCGGAGGACCGGATCGTCGTCGGCGAGACGATCCCCGGCGGGACGACCACGGCGATGGCGACCCTCCGCGCGCTCGGGGAGGACGTCCTCGAATCGACGTCGTCGTCACTACCGGAGAACCCGCTGGACCTGAAAGAGCGAGTCGTCGGGACGGCGTTCGAGTCGTCGGACGTCGACCCCGGCGGCGCCGCCCACGCGCCGGAGACCGCCCTGCGGTCCGTCGGCGACCCGGTGCTGGCCGTCGCCTCGGGCCTCGCCGCCGGCGCGCTCGAATCCGGTACCGACGTCGTCCTCGGCGGCGGGACCCAGATGCTCGCCGTGGCCGCGCTCGTCCGCCACGCCGGCGTCCCCGACCGCGCGACGCTCGCGACGACCTCGTACCTGGCCGCCGACGTACCCGAACTCGACGAGGCGACCGGAGCGCTGGAGTTGGACCTCGTCGTCTCCGACCCCGGCTTCGACGCCGACGCGGGGCCGCTGTCGGCGTACGCCGACGGCGTGGCGAAAGAGGGTGCGGCGATGGGCGGTGCGCTCCGGCTCGCCGACGAGGCCGGACGGCTCGACGAGGTGGTCGAGGCGACGCGCGCAGTGCTGGAGCGGGTGACCGTCGATCGCCCCGAGGAGGTGACCAGCGACGGCACCGTTGATACCGCCCGCGACGGACCTCGTGAGAACGACGGCGATGGACCCTGA
- a CDS encoding DUF192 domain-containing protein: MRVEHDGAAGTRTLASDVDVADTFLSRARGLMFRRSIPDDYAMVFTFGDAGERDLHMVFVPFDLDALWLVDGEVRDKKRLRAWRGLGAAVADTVVELPAGAADEVEVGDGVRVIE, translated from the coding sequence GTGCGAGTCGAACACGACGGCGCCGCGGGAACGCGGACCCTCGCGAGCGACGTCGACGTCGCCGACACGTTTCTCTCCCGTGCGCGGGGACTGATGTTCAGGCGGTCGATCCCGGACGACTACGCGATGGTGTTCACCTTCGGCGACGCCGGCGAACGCGACCTCCACATGGTCTTCGTCCCCTTCGACCTCGACGCGCTGTGGCTCGTCGACGGGGAAGTCCGGGACAAAAAGCGGCTCCGGGCGTGGCGGGGACTCGGTGCCGCGGTCGCCGACACCGTCGTCGAACTGCCGGCCGGGGCCGCGGACGAGGTCGAAGTCGGCGACGGCGTCCGGGTCATCGAGTGA
- a CDS encoding DNA-directed RNA polymerase subunit P: MSYKCSRCKRDVELDEYGGVRCPYCGHRILLKERAPDVKEVPVE; encoded by the coding sequence ATGAGCTACAAGTGTTCCCGGTGCAAGCGCGACGTCGAACTGGACGAGTACGGCGGCGTCCGCTGCCCGTACTGCGGGCACCGCATCCTGCTGAAGGAGCGCGCGCCGGACGTCAAGGAAGTCCCGGTCGAATAG